One genomic segment of Francisella persica ATCC VR-331 includes these proteins:
- the yidC gene encoding membrane protein insertase YidC: MKANHIRILLLVTIAIMFISLMGKWKQTFPPTDTKQQTSETQNNSHYDDIDPNTNTNVTVTDAKKSLAKETNFSKYNNAKIITINTGVFKNLKVSLLDGAIISASLKDYSVSLYDKTPMNLLTDKPGSEYIAKSTVVINKQPISINFEDQGIKTESGKHILTLTGNADGLQVTRTYTFDDTKYNITVSQSITNTTSAPVNFIVDDSLTRDFDPAGDSFSLLNAHSYTFKGVAYSTAKDSFRKESFKDISKTNGQPTVINSNGQGWVAFLQHYFVSAWIPQSTNAKIYYKNLNGDVFEAGAFTGATIAPNQSENISSILYTGPIIKDNLVDLAPNLEKTLDYGMLSFFSEIIFWVMNHIHSLVGNWGLAIILVTCLIKLIFYPLSTKSYRSIAKMKMLQPRIKRLQETYKDDRQVLGKKMMELYKEEKVNPLSGCLPMLIQIPIFISLYWVLLESVELRQAPFIFWIHDLSMKDPYFVLPVLMGLSMFLQQKLSPAPADPMQAKVMMFLPIVFTFLFASFPSGLVLYWLTNNLISISQQWIITRHYQATHKK; encoded by the coding sequence ATGAAAGCTAATCATATAAGAATATTACTGTTAGTCACAATAGCAATAATGTTTATCTCATTGATGGGAAAATGGAAGCAAACATTCCCTCCTACTGATACTAAACAGCAAACATCAGAAACACAAAACAATAGTCACTACGACGATATAGACCCAAACACAAACACTAATGTAACTGTGACTGATGCAAAAAAATCTCTAGCTAAAGAAACTAATTTTTCTAAATATAATAATGCTAAAATTATCACGATTAATACTGGCGTTTTCAAGAATTTGAAAGTTAGTCTACTAGATGGTGCAATAATATCAGCGTCATTAAAGGACTATAGTGTCAGTCTTTATGATAAGACTCCAATGAATCTACTTACAGATAAACCAGGTTCTGAATATATTGCTAAGAGCACGGTAGTTATAAATAAGCAGCCTATCAGCATCAACTTCGAAGACCAAGGTATCAAAACTGAAAGTGGTAAACATATTCTAACTTTAACTGGTAACGCCGATGGCTTACAAGTAACTAGAACTTATACCTTTGATGATACTAAATACAATATAACAGTATCACAAAGTATCACAAACACAACATCAGCACCAGTTAATTTCATCGTTGATGACTCACTTACTAGAGATTTTGATCCTGCTGGTGATAGCTTTAGTTTACTAAATGCTCATAGCTATACTTTTAAAGGTGTTGCATACTCTACAGCTAAAGATAGCTTCAGAAAAGAATCCTTCAAAGACATCTCAAAAACTAATGGTCAGCCAACAGTTATAAATAGTAATGGTCAAGGTTGGGTTGCGTTTTTACAACATTATTTTGTGAGTGCTTGGATACCACAATCTACTAATGCAAAAATCTATTATAAGAACCTAAATGGTGATGTATTTGAGGCAGGAGCATTTACAGGCGCTACAATAGCACCAAACCAATCAGAAAATATCTCTTCTATTTTGTATACTGGTCCAATAATCAAGGATAACTTAGTAGACTTAGCACCAAATCTAGAAAAAACTCTTGACTATGGAATGTTGTCTTTCTTCTCAGAAATAATTTTCTGGGTTATGAATCATATACATTCTCTAGTTGGTAACTGGGGCTTAGCAATTATTTTAGTAACTTGTTTAATTAAGCTTATTTTCTATCCTCTTTCTACAAAGAGCTATCGTTCTATAGCAAAAATGAAAATGCTACAGCCTAGAATTAAACGTTTACAAGAAACATACAAAGATGATCGTCAAGTTCTAGGTAAAAAAATGATGGAACTGTATAAAGAGGAGAAAGTAAACCCACTTAGCGGCTGTCTACCTATGCTTATACAGATTCCTATTTTCATCTCATTGTACTGGGTATTACTTGAATCTGTAGAACTAAGACAAGCTCCTTTCATCTTCTGGATTCATGATCTATCGATGAAAGATCCTTATTTTGTACTTCCGGTGCTAATGGGATTATCAATGTTTTTACAACAAAAATTATCACCAGCTCCTGCTGATCCTATGCAAGCAAAGGTAATGATGTTCTTACCAATAGTATTTACATTCTTATTTGCATCATTCCCATCTGGTCTAGTGCTATACTGGCTGACAAACAACTTAATCAGTATTTCACAACAGTGGATTATTACAAGACATTATCAGGCTACTCATAAAAAATAA